The proteins below are encoded in one region of Lactuca sativa cultivar Salinas chromosome 3, Lsat_Salinas_v11, whole genome shotgun sequence:
- the LOC111889486 gene encoding cytochrome P450 704C1 isoform X3, with product MDFLSIPIIILVPIFLLLVFFYTYNQQHTYGRKTKKYHPVCGTVFNLLIHFNKVHDYLTDLAEKYKTFRLISPFHGEIYTTDPVNVEYILKTNFENYGKGTYTHNILEDLLGHGIFTIDGDKWREQRKVSSHEFSTNVLRNFSSVIFKNNTIKLGNILSEAANNNQIIDIYDLFMKATIDSIFKVAFGIDLDNICGSSEEGVRFSRAFDDANTLTSRRFVDILWKIKKYFNIGSEAELKKNMKVVNEFVYDLIRIKIEQMDKTNNEFSKTQLIKEDILSRFLQMKYEDPKYLRDIILSYVLAGKDPIGITMSWFIYLLCKHPEVQDKVAREIKEATNVKEEITNVAEFAAYVTEGALKKMQYLHAALTETIRLYPALPMKGDMVSYLPYAMGRMKFIWGEDAHEYNPKRWLDENGYFHPENPFKFTAFQAGPRTCLGRDFAYMQIKIFSSILLGCFMFKLSDVNKVPRYRMSINLHIDGPLEILVYNRFGLKNR from the exons ATGGATTTTCTCTCGATACCAATCATCATACTAGTACCtatttttcttcttcttgtttTCTTCTATACTTACAATCAACAACACACATACGGGAGGAAGACAAAGAAGTATCATCCAGTTTGTGGGACTGTATTTAATCTGCTCATCCACTTCAACAAGGTGCATGATTACTTGACCGATCTTGCAGAAAAATACAAAACCTTTAGATTGATTAGCCCTTTCCATGGTGAAATTTATACAACTGATCCGGTGAATGTGGAGTATATTCTCAAGACGAATTTCGAAAATTATGGAAAG GGAACGTATACCCACAACATTCTAGAGGATCTACTTGGTCACGGGATATTTACAATTGATGGGGACAAATGGAGAGAACAAAGGAAGGTATCAAGCCATGAGTTCTCTACAAATGTCTTGAGAAATTTTAGTAGTGTAATTTTCAAGAACAACACAATAAAACTTGGGAACATATTGTCAGAAGCTGCAAATAACAACCAAATAATCGATATATAT GATTTGTTCATGAAAGCAACAATAGATTCAATATTTAAAGTTGCTTTTGGAATTGATCTTGACAATATATGCGGTTCAAGTGAAGAAGGTGTCCGATTCAGTCGTGCATTTGATGATGCAAACACGTTGACAAGTCGAAGATTTGTTGACATATTGTGGAAGATCAAGAAGTATTTTAATATTGGGTCTGAAGCTGAATTGAAGAAAAATATGAAAGTGGTTAATGAGTTTGTTTATGACTTGATCCGTATCAAGATTGAACAAATGGATAAGACAAACAATGAATTTTCG AAAACACAGTTGATCAAAGAAGACATCCTATCGAGGTTTCTACAGATGAAATATGAAGATCCAAAGTATTTGCGAGATATAATACTTAGCTATGTACTTGCTGGTAAAGATCCTATAGGGATTACCATGTCTTGGTTTATTTACTTGCTTTGCAAACATCCAGAAGTTCAAGACAAGGTTGCAAGGGAAATAAAAGAAGCAACAAATGTGAAAGAAGAAATCACAAATGTTGCAGAGTTTGCAGCATATGTGACTGAGGGTGCACTCAAGAAAATGCAATATCTTCATGCAGCTTTAACAGAAACTATTAGACTCTATCCTGCTCTACCAATG AAAGGGGATATGGTATCTTATTTGCCATATGCAATGGGGAGGATGAAATTCATATGGGGTGAGGATGCACATGAGTATAATCCAAAAAGATGGCTTGATGAAAATGGCTACTTTCATCCGGAGAACCCTTTCAAATTTACAGCTTTCCAG GCTGGACCACGAACTTGTTTGGGTCGGGATTTTGCATAtatgcaaataaaaatattttcttctaTCTTGTTAGGTTGCTTCATGTTCAAGTTGAGTGATGTAAACAAGGTCCCAAGGTATAGAATGTCGATCAATCTTCACATCGATGGTCCGCTAGAAATTCTTGTTTACAATAGATTTGGTTTAAAAAATCGTTAA
- the LOC111889486 gene encoding cytochrome P450 704C1 isoform X2, translating into MDFLSIPIIILVPIFLLLVFFYTYNQQHTYGRKTKKYHPVCGTVFNLLIHFNKVHDYLTDLAEKYKTFRLISPFHGEIYTTDPVNVEYILKTNFENYGKGTYTHNILEDLLGHGIFTIDGDKWREQRKVSSHEFSTNVLRNFSSVIFKNNTIKLGNILSEAANNNQIIDIYDLFMKATIDSIFKVAFGIDLDNICGSSEEGVRFSRAFDDANTLTSRRFVDILWKIKKYFNIGSEAELKKNMKVVNEFVYDLIRIKIEQMDKTNNEFSLIKEDILSRFLQMKYEDPKYLRDIILSYVLAGKDPIGITMSWFIYLLCKHPEVQDKVAREIKEATNVKEEITNVAEFAAYVTEGALKKMQYLHAALTETIRLYPALPMDPKICFSDDVLPDGYNVKKGDMVSYLPYAMGRMKFIWGEDAHEYNPKRWLDENGYFHPENPFKFTAFQAGPRTCLGRDFAYMQIKIFSSILLGCFMFKLSDVNKVPRYRMSINLHIDGPLEILVYNRFGLKNR; encoded by the exons ATGGATTTTCTCTCGATACCAATCATCATACTAGTACCtatttttcttcttcttgtttTCTTCTATACTTACAATCAACAACACACATACGGGAGGAAGACAAAGAAGTATCATCCAGTTTGTGGGACTGTATTTAATCTGCTCATCCACTTCAACAAGGTGCATGATTACTTGACCGATCTTGCAGAAAAATACAAAACCTTTAGATTGATTAGCCCTTTCCATGGTGAAATTTATACAACTGATCCGGTGAATGTGGAGTATATTCTCAAGACGAATTTCGAAAATTATGGAAAG GGAACGTATACCCACAACATTCTAGAGGATCTACTTGGTCACGGGATATTTACAATTGATGGGGACAAATGGAGAGAACAAAGGAAGGTATCAAGCCATGAGTTCTCTACAAATGTCTTGAGAAATTTTAGTAGTGTAATTTTCAAGAACAACACAATAAAACTTGGGAACATATTGTCAGAAGCTGCAAATAACAACCAAATAATCGATATATAT GATTTGTTCATGAAAGCAACAATAGATTCAATATTTAAAGTTGCTTTTGGAATTGATCTTGACAATATATGCGGTTCAAGTGAAGAAGGTGTCCGATTCAGTCGTGCATTTGATGATGCAAACACGTTGACAAGTCGAAGATTTGTTGACATATTGTGGAAGATCAAGAAGTATTTTAATATTGGGTCTGAAGCTGAATTGAAGAAAAATATGAAAGTGGTTAATGAGTTTGTTTATGACTTGATCCGTATCAAGATTGAACAAATGGATAAGACAAACAATGAATTTTCG TTGATCAAAGAAGACATCCTATCGAGGTTTCTACAGATGAAATATGAAGATCCAAAGTATTTGCGAGATATAATACTTAGCTATGTACTTGCTGGTAAAGATCCTATAGGGATTACCATGTCTTGGTTTATTTACTTGCTTTGCAAACATCCAGAAGTTCAAGACAAGGTTGCAAGGGAAATAAAAGAAGCAACAAATGTGAAAGAAGAAATCACAAATGTTGCAGAGTTTGCAGCATATGTGACTGAGGGTGCACTCAAGAAAATGCAATATCTTCATGCAGCTTTAACAGAAACTATTAGACTCTATCCTGCTCTACCAATG GACCCAAAGATTTGCTTTTCTGACGATGTTCTACCTGATGGTTATAATGTGAAGAAAGGGGATATGGTATCTTATTTGCCATATGCAATGGGGAGGATGAAATTCATATGGGGTGAGGATGCACATGAGTATAATCCAAAAAGATGGCTTGATGAAAATGGCTACTTTCATCCGGAGAACCCTTTCAAATTTACAGCTTTCCAG GCTGGACCACGAACTTGTTTGGGTCGGGATTTTGCATAtatgcaaataaaaatattttcttctaTCTTGTTAGGTTGCTTCATGTTCAAGTTGAGTGATGTAAACAAGGTCCCAAGGTATAGAATGTCGATCAATCTTCACATCGATGGTCCGCTAGAAATTCTTGTTTACAATAGATTTGGTTTAAAAAATCGTTAA
- the LOC111889486 gene encoding cytochrome P450 704C1 isoform X1, whose amino-acid sequence MDFLSIPIIILVPIFLLLVFFYTYNQQHTYGRKTKKYHPVCGTVFNLLIHFNKVHDYLTDLAEKYKTFRLISPFHGEIYTTDPVNVEYILKTNFENYGKGTYTHNILEDLLGHGIFTIDGDKWREQRKVSSHEFSTNVLRNFSSVIFKNNTIKLGNILSEAANNNQIIDIYDLFMKATIDSIFKVAFGIDLDNICGSSEEGVRFSRAFDDANTLTSRRFVDILWKIKKYFNIGSEAELKKNMKVVNEFVYDLIRIKIEQMDKTNNEFSKTQLIKEDILSRFLQMKYEDPKYLRDIILSYVLAGKDPIGITMSWFIYLLCKHPEVQDKVAREIKEATNVKEEITNVAEFAAYVTEGALKKMQYLHAALTETIRLYPALPMDPKICFSDDVLPDGYNVKKGDMVSYLPYAMGRMKFIWGEDAHEYNPKRWLDENGYFHPENPFKFTAFQAGPRTCLGRDFAYMQIKIFSSILLGCFMFKLSDVNKVPRYRMSINLHIDGPLEILVYNRFGLKNR is encoded by the exons ATGGATTTTCTCTCGATACCAATCATCATACTAGTACCtatttttcttcttcttgtttTCTTCTATACTTACAATCAACAACACACATACGGGAGGAAGACAAAGAAGTATCATCCAGTTTGTGGGACTGTATTTAATCTGCTCATCCACTTCAACAAGGTGCATGATTACTTGACCGATCTTGCAGAAAAATACAAAACCTTTAGATTGATTAGCCCTTTCCATGGTGAAATTTATACAACTGATCCGGTGAATGTGGAGTATATTCTCAAGACGAATTTCGAAAATTATGGAAAG GGAACGTATACCCACAACATTCTAGAGGATCTACTTGGTCACGGGATATTTACAATTGATGGGGACAAATGGAGAGAACAAAGGAAGGTATCAAGCCATGAGTTCTCTACAAATGTCTTGAGAAATTTTAGTAGTGTAATTTTCAAGAACAACACAATAAAACTTGGGAACATATTGTCAGAAGCTGCAAATAACAACCAAATAATCGATATATAT GATTTGTTCATGAAAGCAACAATAGATTCAATATTTAAAGTTGCTTTTGGAATTGATCTTGACAATATATGCGGTTCAAGTGAAGAAGGTGTCCGATTCAGTCGTGCATTTGATGATGCAAACACGTTGACAAGTCGAAGATTTGTTGACATATTGTGGAAGATCAAGAAGTATTTTAATATTGGGTCTGAAGCTGAATTGAAGAAAAATATGAAAGTGGTTAATGAGTTTGTTTATGACTTGATCCGTATCAAGATTGAACAAATGGATAAGACAAACAATGAATTTTCG AAAACACAGTTGATCAAAGAAGACATCCTATCGAGGTTTCTACAGATGAAATATGAAGATCCAAAGTATTTGCGAGATATAATACTTAGCTATGTACTTGCTGGTAAAGATCCTATAGGGATTACCATGTCTTGGTTTATTTACTTGCTTTGCAAACATCCAGAAGTTCAAGACAAGGTTGCAAGGGAAATAAAAGAAGCAACAAATGTGAAAGAAGAAATCACAAATGTTGCAGAGTTTGCAGCATATGTGACTGAGGGTGCACTCAAGAAAATGCAATATCTTCATGCAGCTTTAACAGAAACTATTAGACTCTATCCTGCTCTACCAATG GACCCAAAGATTTGCTTTTCTGACGATGTTCTACCTGATGGTTATAATGTGAAGAAAGGGGATATGGTATCTTATTTGCCATATGCAATGGGGAGGATGAAATTCATATGGGGTGAGGATGCACATGAGTATAATCCAAAAAGATGGCTTGATGAAAATGGCTACTTTCATCCGGAGAACCCTTTCAAATTTACAGCTTTCCAG GCTGGACCACGAACTTGTTTGGGTCGGGATTTTGCATAtatgcaaataaaaatattttcttctaTCTTGTTAGGTTGCTTCATGTTCAAGTTGAGTGATGTAAACAAGGTCCCAAGGTATAGAATGTCGATCAATCTTCACATCGATGGTCCGCTAGAAATTCTTGTTTACAATAGATTTGGTTTAAAAAATCGTTAA
- the LOC111889486 gene encoding cytochrome P450 704C1 isoform X4, producing the protein MRFYMDFLSILIIIFVPIFLLVFFYTYNQRQTYERKTKKYHPVCGTVFNLLVHFNKGTYTHNILEDLLGHGIFTIDGDKWREQRKVSSHEFSTNVLRNFSSVIFKNNTIKLGNILSEAANNNQIIDIYDLFMKATIDSIFKVAFGIDLDNICGSSEEGVRFSRAFDDANTLTSRRFVDILWKIKKYFNIGSEAELKKNMKVVNEFVYDLIRIKIEQMDKTNNEFSKTQLIKEDILSRFLQMKYEDPKYLRDIILSYVLAGKDPIGITMSWFIYLLCKHPEVQDKVAREIKEATNVKEEITNVAEFAAYVTEGALKKMQYLHAALTETIRLYPALPMDPKICFSDDVLPDGYNVKKGDMVSYLPYAMGRMKFIWGEDAHEYNPKRWLDENGYFHPENPFKFTAFQAGPRTCLGRDFAYMQIKIFSSILLGCFMFKLSDVNKVPRYRMSINLHIDGPLEILVYNRFGLKNR; encoded by the exons ATGAGATTCTACATGGATTTTCTCTCAATTCTAATCATTATATTCGTACCTATTTTTCTTCTTGTTTTCTTCTATACTTACAATCAACGACAAACATACGAGAGAAAGACAAAGAAGTATCATCCAGTTTGTGGGACCGTATTTAATCTGCTCGTCCACTTCAACAAG GGAACGTATACCCACAACATTCTAGAGGATCTACTTGGTCACGGGATATTTACAATTGATGGGGACAAATGGAGAGAACAAAGGAAGGTATCAAGCCATGAGTTCTCTACAAATGTCTTGAGAAATTTTAGTAGTGTAATTTTCAAGAACAACACAATAAAACTTGGGAACATATTGTCAGAAGCTGCAAATAACAACCAAATAATCGATATATAT GATTTGTTCATGAAAGCAACAATAGATTCAATATTTAAAGTTGCTTTTGGAATTGATCTTGACAATATATGCGGTTCAAGTGAAGAAGGTGTCCGATTCAGTCGTGCATTTGATGATGCAAACACGTTGACAAGTCGAAGATTTGTTGACATATTGTGGAAGATCAAGAAGTATTTTAATATTGGGTCTGAAGCTGAATTGAAGAAAAATATGAAAGTGGTTAATGAGTTTGTTTATGACTTGATCCGTATCAAGATTGAACAAATGGATAAGACAAACAATGAATTTTCG AAAACACAGTTGATCAAAGAAGACATCCTATCGAGGTTTCTACAGATGAAATATGAAGATCCAAAGTATTTGCGAGATATAATACTTAGCTATGTACTTGCTGGTAAAGATCCTATAGGGATTACCATGTCTTGGTTTATTTACTTGCTTTGCAAACATCCAGAAGTTCAAGACAAGGTTGCAAGGGAAATAAAAGAAGCAACAAATGTGAAAGAAGAAATCACAAATGTTGCAGAGTTTGCAGCATATGTGACTGAGGGTGCACTCAAGAAAATGCAATATCTTCATGCAGCTTTAACAGAAACTATTAGACTCTATCCTGCTCTACCAATG GACCCAAAGATTTGCTTTTCTGACGATGTTCTACCTGATGGTTATAATGTGAAGAAAGGGGATATGGTATCTTATTTGCCATATGCAATGGGGAGGATGAAATTCATATGGGGTGAGGATGCACATGAGTATAATCCAAAAAGATGGCTTGATGAAAATGGCTACTTTCATCCGGAGAACCCTTTCAAATTTACAGCTTTCCAG GCTGGACCACGAACTTGTTTGGGTCGGGATTTTGCATAtatgcaaataaaaatattttcttctaTCTTGTTAGGTTGCTTCATGTTCAAGTTGAGTGATGTAAACAAGGTCCCAAGGTATAGAATGTCGATCAATCTTCACATCGATGGTCCGCTAGAAATTCTTGTTTACAATAGATTTGGTTTAAAAAATCGTTAA